The DNA segment GTGCCACGATGGGGACgtctctccctgtccccaggtgaCCGTCCCACACCAGCGATGCCAACCTGCCCTTTGGCAGCTCCTTTGGCCGAAGTGAAAGCGAAGTAACGGCACTCCTGCGCTTCCCCCGGCAGGGATTTCcagtctttcctcctctccttcaccCTGGCTGCAGGGAGCCGTGGAGCTGGGGTTCTCCAAGACGTCCTCCTTGCTGGGCGCTGCTGATGGGTTCAGGGGCAAAGCGAGAGCCGGCGCCATGGCAGGAGTTCCACTCCGTGGGAAAGCGCCCACCCCCAGATCCTCCATCGCTCGGACGTTACGATCACAGACGCCAAGAAACCTGCTCAAGAAAGCCCAAAGTATGGCAAGAGCAAGCCCACCCCCCTGCTAGCATCTCACCGGCCTCGCTCCATGCTCTGGAGCTcacccgtgtccccatcccgtgGGCCACCACCACACCCTGCCCTGCCAGATATTTGCTCTCTGTGTTTCAGTGCTCGGGGGATGCGgctgatgaaaggaaaacagcccTGGGAATGGCACAGCTTTTCGTACCCGCGTTGGCCTGGCTGCTCTCGGCAATGATTAACACCCAGGCAGCCCTGGCCTTCGGCGGCCGCAGGGGTGACACTGAGGCTGGCGCTGGCTGCGGGGTGGCTGTCACGCTGGCACGTGGCATCTGGACCCCACGGCAGGAGCTGAGCCTCTGCGGTCCCTCGGGATGCGGGGCAGATGTGGCTCCTGGAGAAAGGTCCCAAGGTGGCCACAAGTGCCCATAGCCCGTTGGGCCAGGCTCTGGGGCTGCCCACGCTGCTCTGGCAGCCGGACACGGGGGCCAGGCAGAgacctggccctgccccagctgctggctgaTGCCTCGGGGTGTCCTGGCAGCAGGATGAgccctttccctttctgcagcgGGGacggtcccctccctgcctgcagccccagccagccctggagCTGATGGGGGAGGGGTCTAGGGGCCCGCAGCCCCTCACCCCAATGATGCAGCACCCCATGCACGCCCCTCCAGTGGGGGAAGATTCTGGTGATGCCAGCtgagagggcagaggggagcagccaaGGGGGCACAGCATTTGGGACACACCTTGGGGTGCACAGCACAGCCCGGGTGGATCCTGGGGGTCACGGTACAGCCCCTAGCACATCACTGGGGGGCAAGACACATCCCGGGGAGCATCCCAACAGGCATCCTGGGGCAGGCGCACATCCTGACACACATCGTGGGGGTGCACGGCCCATCCCGGGGCACCCAGCGTGGCACAGAGCACGTCCCAGGGCACAGAGTGATGCACAAAGCGCGTCCCAGGGTGCACGGCAGGGCACGGGGTGCATCCTGGAGCACAGCCCGGGGGGCATCCCAGGGTGAGCGTTGGGGACATGGGGCTCATCCCACAGGCACTGGGCACATCCCAGGGTGCATCCTAGGGCACACGATAGAGGCTCAGGGCTCATCCCAAGGGAGCATGGCGGGGGTACGGGGCACACACGAAGGACACATCCCGGGGGTGCATCCCTGGGGCACAGGGCTTATCCCAGGGGCATATTCCAGGGATACTGGGTTCATCCTTGGGGTACGGGGCACACCCTAGGGGCACATCCCGGGGGTGCATGTTGGGGCACAGGGCTCATCCCAAGGGCATATCCTGGGGACACAGGGTGCATCCTTAGGGCACGGGGCTCATCCCAGGGGCACATCCCGGGGACACAGGGTGCATCCTTGGGGTACGGGGCTCATCCCAGGGGCACATCCTAGGAGTGCATCCTTGGGGCACAGGGCTCATCCCAAGGGCACATCCCGGGGGTGCATCACGGGGGCACAGGGCTCATCCCAGGGGCACACCCCGGGGACACAGGGTACATCCTTGGGGTACGGGGCTCATCCCAAGGGCTCATCCCGGGGGTGCATCACGGGGGCACAGGGCTCATCCCAAGGGCACATCCCGGGGACACAGGGTGCATCCTTGGGGTACGGGGCTCATCCCAGGGGCACATCCCGGGGGTGCATGTTGGGGCACAGGGCTCATCCCGTGGGCACATGTTGGGGCACAGGGCTCATCCCGGGGGCGCATGTTGGGGCACAGGGCTCATCCCAGGGGCACACCCCGGGGACACAGGGTGCATCCTTGGGGTACGGGGCTCATCCCAGGGGCACATCCCGGGGGTCCATGTTGGGGCACAGGGCTCATCCCAGGGGCACACCCCGGGGACACAGGGCACAGCCTCGGGGCGcaccccgggggtgcagggcacaTCCCAAGGGCTCACCTTAAGGGCCCATCCCGGGGCCGCATCCTGAGCCGCTCCGCCCGGCTCCTCCCGAGCCCACCCCGGCTCGGGGCGGGAGGGTCGTGCCGGCTCCTCCCGGGTCCTCCCCGGCTcctcggggggaggggggggggggggggtcgcgcCACCGCCCCCCGGGGCGGTCCagccgcagcgcccgccgccgccggagcctcccgccgccgccgctgccgttctccgccggggcggggcgggaccgCGGCGGGCGCCCCGGGgagcggtggcggtggcggtggcccGGCCATGCCCAAGCTGCTGCCGGCGCAGGAGGCGGCACGGATCTACCACACCAACTACGTGAGGAACGCGCGGGCCATGGGGGTCCTCTGGGCCCTCTTCACCCTCTGCTTCTCCATCCTGATGGTGGTGACCTTCATCCAGCCCTACTGGATCGGCGACAGCATCGACACGCCGCAGGCCGGCTACTTCGGCCTCTTCTCCTACTGCATCGGCAACGCGCTCACCGGCGAGCTCATCTGCAAGGGCAGCCCCCTCGACTTCGGCACCATCCCCTCCAGTGCCTTCAAAACCGCCATGTTCTTCGTAGGCATCTCCACCTTCCTCATCATCGGCTCCATCCTCTGCTTCAGCCTCTTCTTCTTCTGCAACGCAGCCACCGTCTATAAAGTCTGTGCCTGGATGCAGCTGGCggcaggtgagcggggccgggggcgatgaccggggggccgggggctgccaaTGGTCCGGCCAGAGCTGCTTTtgcctctctgcccccacctcgACTCTGCTCCGGGGGGGCTGGCCAGGAAAGGGACACCGGCATAACCTCCGTGCCCCATTTGCTCCCTCTCACTGGTTACCAGTGAGGAATTGGCAGTAAGTAAAGCCTGTCAGAGCAGCTGAGACCCAGCAGACTTGCTGCGCGTGGGCGATGCTCCCCCCCgtgcgctgctgctgctgcaaaaccaCGCGGCACCGATGGCCCAGCCACGGCCCGTCCCCGCTTACCTGGGGGAGCTTTCCTCCAGCCGTCACCCAACGCCGTcgctcctgctctgccccacggTGCAGCAGGGTTGTGGCTTCAGAGCATCAGTCCGAGAGCACTGAATGCCACAGGGCCAGGGCACGGGGATGCCTGCTGCGTTAGGGATCCTGCGGGAATTAATGAGGGATACGGTGATAACGTTTGCTGGGTTATTTGGTGCCTATGATACCCCCTGCAGCAACCGGTAACTCCCTGAGCTCAGGGAACGACATACCGGGGAGGTGGAACAGGAAGAGGGGACTAACCATAGGATTTGATATCACCACCCACGTTTTCCTACTTTTCTGCTCATCCTCGCATCCTTCTGCTTATCCCTGTGATCTccagccttccccatccctcccccaatGCAGCAAGACACCCGGTAACCCAGCTCCTGCCTTGGAAGCCTCAGCTGAAACCCAACCCAGCCCTTTGCCGCTCCTGAATCATTCATGCCGGGACCGGCCGCAGCCCCTGCCGTCCCTGGACACCCTGGCTGAAGCCCTGCAAGAGGATGGCCGTGGCATCGGGCTTGCTCCAGTTCCCGGCTAAAGAAACAAGCTCAAGCAAAGATTTAGATAAGAGGCTTGGGGCAGCTCAGCCTCCCAGGGAGCCGGAGCAGGGAAAGGCTTTGCTGTCATATTTGGGACTTTTACGTGTGTTTTTGTgctggatgggggagagaaacccaGCGCAGGCAGCTCTGGCCACACGGATGAGCCGGAATCATCCCCGCCAGCCCAGTTTCTCTGCACCAGACAGGCTCTCGGGAGCTTTCCAGCTGCACCGGGCAATGCaagtgctgctgcatttctgggagttattttaaaaaggggGCAGGTGACGAGCAGATCCATTTTCTGGCCTTCGCTCTGCACCAGGGTGCATTTTCACAGGAGAAGCgatttctttccagcttcccccGTTTCTCCGTGCCCCTCCTCTCTGTTAGCTACAGGGAAGAGtaattaaatacagaagaaaccaGATGCTTCtcaatgaagagaaatgctcTCTGCAGACTTAGGAAGCTGCTTACTGGCCTTGCCACTCTCCCATCCCCaaaccaagggggaaaaaaaacccaaaaaaccattGGCAAAGGGTGAGGCAACCATCCCAAAAGTGTTTTCTGGTTTACCGAGCACCCAGTGACAGAGAAAAGGCACCGGTACGGGGCAGGGAGCATCTCGCTGTTGCGGGAGGCTGCGGACGTCCGCGAAGGGCAGGGACAAACGGCCGCTCATCCAGAGCTCCCACCATGGAGTTGTTTCTGGCATGAGAGGAGCCTGGGGGGTCCTCACACCTGCACGAAAAGATACAGAGGACCAGTTACTGCCATGCTCTGCACCAAGGTAACAGTGGAGGACGCAAAGAGCCTCTGTTAATCACATCCCAAAGCCTTGCATATGAGCTTGGCTCTTCTCCCTACCGAACCCAGTCACTCTTGTCCAGCAAATACAACAACAATTTCTCTGAGcacgtggggggaaaaaaaaaaaaaagcacttctgaGCTTTTGGGACACGAGCTGCTTGGCAGAAGATGGCCCTTCGGCAGCTCGCGCTGGGTTTGTTGCAACTCCCATGGCAAAGCTGCAAGGGCGATGTGCCAAGGGCCCCGTGGCCGGGCTGGAGCAGCCGTCGAGGTTGTGTGTGCCGGGGTCAGGCGATGAGAGCAGCCGCAGGAGGAGCCGGTGGCTCACGGCCGGGCTGGAACCACCGCAGCTGAACAAGCAGAATTAATCtgcctgcaaagctgctgctgagagcagcgCTACCTCAGCAAAGCATAAGCTGAAATCCAGCTACGCACGGGGCAATAACAAGGTTCTCCGCCTTGCACAGACTAAATCCATCCCAGTTTTGTTTGGAGAAAGTATTTCTTTGGAGTGACGCAGGCAGGGATGGTGCGGAGGCAGGAGATGAGAGATGTTGCCTGGGCAACACAGCgatgggagatgctgctgcagcatgTCCTTGATGGGGAGCAGCGTGCCCAGAGCTCGCGGGAAGGCAGCGTGCCATATCCCGCTCCTCCCTGGCTGCAACAGCATCAACGAAGCAGAACCCACGTGCGATGGGCAACGGCAGGGCACGGGGAACCTTTAAGACTCGTTAGCTGGTCCATAGTATTTTATCTCTTTGTAGTATCGCGGTCATGGCTGGACGAAGCCTTGCTGGCTCCTCCACCTGCAGTATGGGCTCAGCAGGTAGCCCGCGGCCGCTGGAACATCTCCCTCTCCCCGCAGCTACCGGGCTGATGATCGGCTGCCTGATCTACCCCGACGGCTGGGACTCGAGCGAGGTGAAGCGCATGTGCGGGGACAAGACGGACAAGTACACGCTGGGCGCTTGCACCGTGCGCTGGGCGTACATCCTCTGCATCATCGGCATCCTCGACGCTCTCATACTCTCCTTCCTGGCCTTTGTGTTGGGGAACCGGCAGGACAACCTCCTCCCGTCTgattttaaagtggaaaataaaggtaaaggcagctggggctgagctccGCAGGGGATTGCTGTTATTTGGGAGGATGGTGGCTTCCTCCAGTGGGGTCATCACACTACAGGTGAAAACACACCTGCACCTTTGTTGTTATTCCTATACCCCATTAACACAGtaattatctttttgttttacagaagaggGCAACAACTGACAGAGCCGATCGCCATGTAAGTGATGCCGacagtgatttttaatgtttcttccaaGCACACGTAATGCTGCTGTTGTATTTTGAGGATTACGAAAGGATTGACAATTGTAGGGATTGGTTTTATTTGTGGTTAAATGGGAAGTAGTCTTTGCTTTGCCTCCTGAAACCAGAACAGAAACCTTGCCAAGTGACCAAAAAGAAtcaaaaaagcttaaaatttgAAGTCATGCTCCATTTGGCAACAGCtgaccttttccttctcttcccagggACACCTAGAACTCTTCCTCCCTCAGCTTCGAGACACAgcccttttctttaaaatgacttTTCCAGGAGCTTTAAAAACTTACCAACTTCTGTGGATTTTCTACAACCATTCTTTTCACCTAAGGGGCTGCTATCAGCTCACAGCTCTCATGGAGTTTATTTGATGGGAAGAGCCCAAACTGGACAcaggtggttttttgtttttttttttttttttttttttttgagtccatCAGCAAACCTGGGGAAAAGGGGAGGGATGGCAATTTGCTGCTTCTTGGGGTTTGTACACCTTCTTTCAAGATTACGTCTgaataaaaaaaacacattagcgTTTTAGATTTTGTGCTAGCCTCCTTAGGGCAGGGGAAGTCCTCTGCCATGTCCCACGTTGCCcttgtatttgaaaaataccaCGACACAGCCAAGTCTAGCAAAGCCATGAATCAGCTTCCCACTCTGGGTGACAATAACC comes from the Mycteria americana isolate JAX WOST 10 ecotype Jacksonville Zoo and Gardens chromosome 20, USCA_MyAme_1.0, whole genome shotgun sequence genome and includes:
- the LHFPL5 gene encoding LHFPL tetraspan subfamily member 5 protein; translated protein: MPKLLPAQEAARIYHTNYVRNARAMGVLWALFTLCFSILMVVTFIQPYWIGDSIDTPQAGYFGLFSYCIGNALTGELICKGSPLDFGTIPSSAFKTAMFFVGISTFLIIGSILCFSLFFFCNAATVYKVCAWMQLAAATGLMIGCLIYPDGWDSSEVKRMCGDKTDKYTLGACTVRWAYILCIIGILDALILSFLAFVLGNRQDNLLPSDFKVENKGLQQYLQAAADGASQHCTTVTRQLIRFSRYHFSSHPTPTCGSLRHSLFLQKTKQHIIPSSSYLITIPATKIFTYTIYLHASHSGKQN